A portion of the Rhizophagus irregularis chromosome 17, complete sequence genome contains these proteins:
- a CDS encoding uncharacterized protein (SECRETED:cutsite_ADA-VP; SECRETED:prob_0.6232); SECRETED:SignalP(1-19), whose amino-acid sequence MKFKCLLLIFAFTIVLADAVPGSLKRDADAEAQPPWAWKRDADAEAQQGWKRDADAEAQSPWALWQKPPWWHEK is encoded by the exons ATGAAATTCAAATGCTTATTGCTAATTTTCGCCTTTACTATTGTTTTAGcag ATGCAGTACCTGGTTCATTGAAACGTGACGCGGACGCAGAAGCCCAACCCCCATGGGCATGGAAACGTGATGCGGACGCAGAAGCCCAACAGGGATGGAAACGTGACGCGGATGCAGAAGCCCAATCCCCATGGGCATTATGGCAGAAGCCGCCTTGGTGGCATGAAAAGTGA